From Bacteroidota bacterium, one genomic window encodes:
- a CDS encoding CoA transferase: MSYPASPPLQGLRVVELAGVLAGPSVGCFLAELGAEVLKIEPPETGDLTRAWYLAGEDRSQPSAYFSTINWGKQSVALDLASALGRAVLARLLPTTDVLLTNFKPGSADKLGLAYHQLQDAYPSLIYGAITGYGPDNDRAGFDAIVQAESGFMHLNRTPGGRPAKMPVALMDLLAAHQLKEAILAALLHRGRTGRGCQVHTSLIEAGVSALANQLAAWLWAGQPPEPMGSDHPSIVPYGSLFAARGGEPLMLAVGSDAQFAAMASLLGRPDWATDPRFATNPARVQHRDVLKEALQQAIQAWQIDPLMEALAARKIPAGRILRVEESAALPEVRHLLLHHPLAPGQGFRTAAFRSSAWAAVPLLPPPALGQDTAAVLAALGFDDYEIASLKNAG; this comes from the coding sequence ATGTCTTATCCCGCCTCCCCGCCACTACAGGGCCTGCGTGTGGTAGAGCTGGCCGGCGTGTTGGCTGGTCCGTCTGTGGGCTGTTTCCTGGCCGAGTTGGGGGCCGAAGTGCTGAAAATAGAGCCCCCGGAGACCGGAGACCTGACCCGGGCCTGGTACCTGGCGGGCGAAGACCGCAGCCAGCCCAGCGCCTACTTCAGCACCATCAACTGGGGCAAGCAGTCGGTGGCCCTAGACCTGGCCAGTGCGCTGGGCCGGGCTGTGCTGGCACGGCTGCTACCCACTACAGACGTTTTGCTTACCAACTTCAAGCCTGGTTCGGCCGATAAGCTGGGCCTGGCCTACCACCAGCTGCAGGATGCCTACCCGAGCTTGATCTATGGGGCCATTACGGGCTATGGGCCAGACAATGACCGTGCCGGCTTTGATGCCATTGTGCAGGCGGAGAGTGGTTTTATGCACCTGAACCGAACACCTGGGGGCCGGCCGGCCAAGATGCCGGTGGCCCTGATGGACCTGCTGGCCGCGCACCAGCTGAAGGAGGCCATCCTGGCCGCCCTGCTGCACCGGGGCCGCACGGGGCGGGGCTGCCAAGTGCATACCTCGCTGATAGAGGCGGGCGTATCGGCCCTGGCCAACCAGCTGGCTGCCTGGCTGTGGGCGGGCCAGCCACCGGAGCCCATGGGGAGTGATCACCCCAGTATCGTGCCCTATGGCAGCCTGTTTGCTGCCCGGGGGGGCGAGCCGCTAATGCTGGCGGTGGGCAGCGATGCTCAGTTTGCCGCCATGGCCAGTCTGCTGGGTAGACCCGATTGGGCTACCGACCCGCGCTTTGCCACCAATCCGGCACGTGTACAGCACCGAGACGTACTGAAGGAAGCACTGCAACAGGCCATACAGGCCTGGCAGATAGACCCCCTGATGGAGGCCCTGGCAGCCCGAAAGATACCGGCGGGCCGCATCCTGCGGGTGGAGGAGAGTGCTGCCCTACCCGAGGTGCGGCACCTGCTGCTCCATCACCCACTGGCACCTGGGCAGGGTTTTCGCACGGCGGCCTTCCGCAGCTCGGCCTGGGCAGCCGTGCCCCTGCTGCCCCCACCGGCCCTGGGCCAGGATACGGCGGCTGTATTGGCCGCGCTCGGTTTCG